In Gammaproteobacteria bacterium, the DNA window CAGCACCCCAGATCAGATGTACCAGCGTGTCGAAGATCAGAATCAAGCCAAAGGTGACGAGTACGTGATCGAGATGATCCTCGCGGTATAGTTTGCGCGCGATCAGCCACTCGACCGCCGCCCCCACGGCAAACATACCAAGCAGGCCGAACACGACGCCGGCGAGAAACGAACCGCTCTTGGCCACCACCGTGCCGCAAAAGTACGCCCCGATCATGTAGAAAGAGCCATGCGAAAGATTGATGAAATCCATGATGCCGAAGATCAGCGTCAGGCCGGATGCGAGCAGGAACAGCAGCAGCCCGAGCTGCAGCCCGTTCAACAATTGCGTGATCAACAAGTTCCAATCCATGCGCTTCGGCCCATAGTGGAATCGGTAGGGAAACGGAGTCGCCCGGTTCAGTTTGGAACCGGGCGCTTCGGTTCAGTTTACATCTTGCAATCTTTGGCGTAGGGATCCTGGTGGTTGGTCAGGACGGTCGAGACGATCTTCGTAGTCCAGCGACCCTGGGAGTCCTCGACGACCTCGCGCAGGTAAAAGTTCTGGATCGGCATATGGTTTTTGCCATAGCTGTACTTGCCGCGCACCGAATCGAAGTCGGCCTCCATCAGCGCCGCTCGCAAAGCATCCTTGTCTTTCAGATTGCCACCCACCTTCTCGACCGCGCTCTTGATCAGCATGATCGCATCGTAGGATTGCGCACCGTAGAAAGACGGGTATTTGCCGTGTTTCGCCAGATAATCGTTGACGAAGCGCTGGTTGGCCGCATTCAGGATATCGGGCGACCATTCCTGGGTATTCTTCGATCCCAATACGCCGGACAGTCCGGCCGCCTGCAGTTTCGGCAGCGCGATCGAATCGACAGTGAATACCGAGTAAAGGTCCATCTCGCCCTGCAAACCGGCCTGCTGGTACTGCTTGATGAAGGCACCGCCGGCCTTGCCGGGGTAAAAGACGAATATGCCTTCCGCACCCGAGGATTTAGCCTTGGCCAGTTCGGCGGAAAAATCAAGCTGGGCATCAGCACCCCACTTGGTCATGTCCTTGCCCAGAACCTTCCCCTTGAAGGTGGATTCGACACCGCGCACCATGTCCTTGCCGGCGGCATAGTTCGGCGCCATGACGTAGATCGACTTGACGCCTTTCTGGTTCAGGTGCTCACCCATTGCCATCGGCGTCTGATCGTTCTGCCAGGACGACGAAAAGAAATTCTTGTGGCAGCGCTTGCCAGCCATCTGTGACGGACCGGCGTTGGCGCTGATCAGGAACTTGTCCGCGTCGAGCACTGACTTCGCCGACGCCAGCAGCACGTGCGACCAGATGTAACCGGTGACGAAATCAACGTCGTCCTGCTTCACCAGCTTGTCGGTTTTCTGCTTGCCGATATCGGGCTTGAAGCCATCGTCTTCCATGATCAGCTCGACGTCGAGCGGACCCATTTTGCCGCCGATGTGCTCAAGCGCCAGTTCGACCGAGTTTTTCATGTCTTCACCGATAACGGCCGCGGGCGTAGTCAACGTCGTAACAAAGCCGATCTTGACCTTCGCTGCCTGCGCGGATCCGGTCGCCAGCACGGCGGCCGCGATCATTGTGGTAGTAATTATTTTTCGAAACATCTTATATCTCCTCTTCGGTTAGTGGCGACCTGCGACGAGCGCCTCCTGGTACAACAGCCAGAGCATTATCATGCCTGGTTTGTCAAAAATCGATTCCGGATTGCCAGATATCGCTATTATTATTTCCGTGTAGCCGCCGTCGCCTGCGCGTCGTAGCATCACGGAATCACATTAACGCTATATCTTACCTCAAAATATTACCGAATAGATCGTCCGATTAGGTTAATACCCGGGTTTCCGTGGTAACTGGCTGTTGCCGGTTGCGCGCGATAAATCCGGCCGCGTGGCGAATTAATGCCTCGGCCTGGTCGCGGTGCGGTGAATGGCCACAATCGGGTAACTCGATGATTTCGGTTTGGTCGACGCTGGCGGCGATGCCGTGAATCTGCGCCAGGGTTCCGTATTCGTCGTCGAGGCCCTGGATTGCGAGCACGGGGCATTCGATTGCGTCGATTTCGTCTTCGATCGACCAGGCACGAAATGCCGGATCGAGCCAGATATCGTTCCAGCCCCAGAAGGCCGAATCGGGATCGTCGTGATAGCGCGACAGGCGCTGTTTCAAATCGGTTTCGAGATAGGCCTGGCGTGCCAGTTCAATGCTTTCGACGGATATGTCTTCCACCATGATATGCGGCGAAAGCACGATCGCACCGGCCAGCCGTTGTGAAAAGCGCGCCGCGTACACTAGTGCAATCGAGCCGCCGTCACTATGACCGAACAGCCAGGGTGGCTCGGTTGCGGTATCGACATCGAGTGCCCGCAACAAGGCTGGCAGTAGTTCGTAGGCCTGATAGTGCATGAAATCGACCCCCCAGCGCTCATCGACGGCGCGCGGCGACGAACGACCGTAACCCGGTCGCGAATAAACCAGTCCGCGACACGAGGCGCGGGCGCACAGCTGCAAGGGAAAATCCTTCCACATCGCGCGCGAGCCGAGGCCTTCGTGCAGGAAAACTATAAGCGGCGCGGCGCGATCGTTGCTACCAACCCACTGATATTCGATCCGTTGCGGTGGCTCCTGCAGGCGCAGCGTTACGAACTCGACCGCCGCGCTCATGTACTCGCGGCGGCCTCGCGCTCGCGCAGGCGGAAGCGCTGGATTTTTCCGGTGGCAGTCTTGGGCAACTCGTCAACGAACTCGATATATCGCGGGTATTTATGCGGCGCCAGTCGATCCTTGACGAAGGCCTGCAGATCCTCGGCACTGGCCTGCTGGTCTTCGGCAAGCACGACGAAGGCCTTGGTTTTGACCAGCCCATCGGCGTCGGTTTTGCCGATGACCGCCGATTCGAGCACCGCCGGGTGCTCGACCAGCGTGGCCTCGACCTCGAACGGTGACACATACATGCCGCTGACGCGCAGCATGTCATCGCTGCGTCCCGAGCAGGTAAAGCTGCCGTCGTCGTTAAGCACGTACTTGTCGCCGCTCTTGGTCCACTCGCCCTGAAAGGTTTCGCGACTCTTGTCGCGATTGTTCCAGTACATCAGGGCTGCACTCGGCCCGCGCACGTAAAGATCGCCAATGTCGCCCGCCGCAACCGCCAAACCATCGTCGCTGCGCAGCTCGATATCGTAACCCGGCACCGGATAACCCGAAGATCCGAGACGCACCGCGCCCGGACGATTCGAAATATAAATGTGCAGCATCTCGGTCGAGCCGATACCATCGATCACATCGACGCCAAACTGATCGCTGAAGCGCTGCGCCAGGTCGGCTGGCAAAGCCTCGCCGGCCGAAACCGCGAGGCGCAATGCAAGCTGCTCGCGTGCGGGCTTATCCGCATAGGCCAGCATGGCTACATACCCGGTCGGCGCCCCGAAAAACAGGGTCGGTTGGTGATCGATCAGGCGTTGAAATATGACGTCGGGTGTCGGACGGCCGCCGAGCAACACGCTGGACGCACCGACGCATAGCGGAAAGGTCAGGGCATTGCCGAGCCCGTACGCAAAAAACAGCTTGGCTGCCGAAAAACAGACGTCCACCTCGGTAATGCCCAGCACCCCCTTACCGTAGAGTTCGCTGGTCCAATAGGGATTGGCATGGGTGTGCACCGTGCCCTTGGGCTTGCCGGTCGAGCCGGACGAATACAGCCAGAATCCGGGGTCATCAGGACTGGTGGCCACCGCCTGGTCGAGCGCTTGCGCCTGCTGCATAAAGTTGTCGAAGGCCGTTTCGGATGCTGCCAGATCGCCATCTGGCCGCGACACGATAACCGACTCGACTTCGTGATTTCCGCTTTGCATGGCCTCGCGTAGCACCGGCAATAGCGCGCTCGAGACCAGCGCGGCACGTGCGCGGCTGTGTTGCAGCATGTAACGGTAGTCGTCCGCCGGCAGCAGCGTGTTGACCGCAACCGGCACGATACCGGCATACATGGCACCGAGAAACGCAACCGGCCAGTCGTTGCAGTCGTGCATCAGCAGCAGTACTCGTTCTTCACGACGCAGACCGGCAGCGAGTAGTGCACCTGCGACACGGCGCACGTCGTTGGCGAGGTCGCCGTAGCTCAGCGTACCAGCATCATCGATATAGGCGGTTTTTTGTGCCCGCCCCTGGTTGAGTTCGAGCAGATACCCGGCGTAATTGAATATCTCGCCCGGGGCTTTGACGTCTTCGCTATTCATGCGCTCCTCCAGCAGTCGGTCGGGTCGCGACCCGGCGCGGGGCCCGGGCCGAAATTATTTGTTATCGGGTAAATTCTATGCTGCCACCCGGTAACAGGTACAGCACTAATGCGCGTCCGTCGGAGATCGTCGGCTGATGGGCGCTGCCGGCCGGGTAGACCACCCATCCGGCCGGATGATCGTCGAACCGGGCCTCGCCCTCGAGCGGCATCACCAGGTCGATCTCGCCATTGGGGTGCGCATGATGCGGACCGACGACATTGTCCATGTCGACGACATCGACTGAGAAATCCTGCAGGTCATCGGCCGGCTTGAATACTCGACCGTAGCGTATCCCGCCGGCCTCATGCTGGCATAACCAGCCTTCGGTGACGCCCTGGCGACAGATCCGCTCGAGATTGCGAAAGGTATCGCTACCGACTCCGTGCTCCCGGTTGAGCCAGATTTGCAGGTTCTCGTTCAGGCTTTTACCCGCGATCTGGCGGGTTAAATCGGCTATTTGTTGACGTAATTCGGTATCGCTCATGGTGCGGCCTCCCCGTTGCCCGGATTCGTTATTTTACTTGCCTGGCGAACAAATATGAATTATTGTGCATAATATTTCTCTATTTCACCAAGAAATGGCATTATATTGCATTTTATATGGCTAGTCGATGAATAGCGTAACAAAATCCGCCGGCGCACGAACGGGTAATCCTCGCAGTGCAGATGGCAATCGCCTGCTGATCGAGCTGGGCGACCGGGTGCGCGCGCTACGCGAGCGCCGTGAGATTACCCGCAAAGCGCTGTCCTTGGCCACCGGGGTATCGCAACGCCACCTGGCCAACCTCGAATACGGCGAAGGCAACGTCTCGGTGCTGGTACTGGAACAGGTCGCGGCTGCGCTGCACTGTTCGCTGGCCGAACTGATCGGCGATTTTACAACCCGTTCGCCCGAATGGCTGCTGCTGCGCTCGCTGTTAAAAAACCAGAATGAAGACACGCTGCGCAGAATTCGTATTGCCGCCGGTGAGATGCTGGATAGCGGCGAGAATGAATATTCCGAAAGCAGCCGGATCGCGTTGATCGGCCTGCGTGGCGCCGGCAAATCGACCCTGGGCGCGATGCTGGCGCAGCACCTGGACTGTAAATTTATCGAACTGAGCCGCAGCATCGAAAAACTGGCCGGGTGTACGATCGGCGAAATACAGGATCTGTACGGCACTGACGCCTTTCGCCGCTACCAGCACCGCGCACTGGTGGAAGTCATCGAGCATGACCCCACTGCGGTCATCGCCGTTCCGGGCGGACTGGTATCCGATGCGTCGACCTTCGACCTGCTGCTGTCCAGTTGCCACACCGTCTGGCTGCAGGCAAAACCAGAAGATCACATGCAACGCGTGGTCGAACAGGGTGACCTGCGCCCGATGGCGGGCAGCAGCGAAGCGATGGAGGACCTCAAGGACATCCTCGCCTCGCGCTCGCCGTTTTACGCCAGGGCACAGCACCAGCTTGATACCAGTGAACTGCCGCTGCAGCGGACATTTAAACAGCTGTGCGGTCTGGCAGGCCGGATTGGGCAAAACACGAGTATTGATTCAGTACTCAATCAGCAACCTATCGAGGAGATAAGATCGTGATCGCTTCGGATCGAGTCGACTATCAAACCCACCCTTCGCAGTACCGGCACTGGAAACTGAATTTCGATGGACCGGTAGCAACGCTGCAGGCCGACTTCGACGAAGACGGCGGTTTGCGTCCCGGCTACAAGCTCAAGCTCAACAGCTACGATCTCGGTGTCGATATCGAGCTCAATGACGCGATAAACCGTATCCGTTTCGAGCATCCCGAGGTGCGCAGCGTCGTGATTACGAGTCTCAAGGATCGCATCTTCTGTTCCGGCGCAAATATCTTCATGCTCGGTACCAGCAGCCACGCGTGGAAGGTCAATTTTTGCAAGTTCACCAACGAAACCCGCAACGGCCTCGAGGATTCTTCGCACCACAGCGGACTGAAATTTATTGCCGCGGTTAACGGCGCCTGCGCCGGCGGCGGCTACGAGCTGGCACTGGCCTGTGACGAGATAATTCTGATCGACGACCGCTCGAGCAGCGTCAGCCTGCCCGAAGTGCCGCTGCTTGGCGTCCTGCCCGGAACCGGGGGATTGACTCGAGTCACCGACAAGCGCCACGTGCGCCATGACCTCGCGGATATCTTTTGCACCACCACCGAGGGCGTGCGTGGCCAGCGCGCCAAGGACTGGCGCCTGGTCGACGAAATCGCCAAACCCGCCGCCTTCGACGCAACCGTGCGCCAGCGCGCGCTGGCGCTGGCCGAACAAAGCGATCGCCCTGCCGTTGCCGCCGGGATTGAACTGACACCGCTGCAACGCAGTATCGAGGATGATGCATTGCGTTACTCGCAAGTTAAAGTCGAAATGAATCGCACGGCGCGCACCGCAACCTTTACCGTCAACGCCCCCAAAGGTGAGCCATTGACAGATATTGCCGCGATCGAGGCCGCCGGTGCTGACTGGTACCCGCTCGTACTCGCGCGCGAACTCGACGACGCCATTCTTTCGATGCGCACCAACGAGCTCGCTCTAGGCACCTGGATCATACGCACCACCGGCGAGACGCAGGCGATGCTGGCAATGGACGCCACCCTGCTCGAATTCCGCGATCACTGGCTGGTGCGCGAAACCATCGGCTTTTTACGGCGCAGCTTGAGTCGATTCGATGTATCGTCGCGCAGCCTGTTTGCACTGATTGACGAGGACTCCTGTTTTGCCGGCACGCTGTTCGAGCTGGCTCTGGCCTGTGATCGCAGCTACCACCTGGCGCTGCCGGACGACGAGGCCGCGGCACCGGTGATTACGTTGAGCGAGGCCAATTTCGGCCTGTATCCCATGATCACCGGCGAAACCCGCCTCGAGCGTCGCTTTTATCGCGAGCAGGTCGCGCTAGCAGCCGCGCACGCGGAAATATCGCAGCCGCTGGATGCCGACGCCGCTTTCGATCTCGGGCTTGTGACCAGCAATCCGGACGATCTCGACTGGGAAGACGAGGTTCGTATCGCAATCGAAGAGCGCGTGGCGATGTCGCCGGATGCGCTCACCGGCATGGAGGCAAACCTGCGCTTCAACGGCAGTGAAAACATGCTGACCCGAATATTCGGTCGCCTTACCGCGTGGCAAAACTGGATCTTCCAGCGTCCGAACGCGGTCGGCGACAGCGGCGCACTCAAAGTTTACGGTACCGGTGAAAAATCGCAGTTCGACTGGAACCGGGTCTAAACCAACCAGAGAGTAATAAAATGTCATCCATTGATTACAACGAAAAAATCCCGAACAACGTGGACCTCGCCGGGGACCGCGCGCTCAAACGCGCGCTCGAACAATGGCAGCCCAACTACCTTGAATGGTGGCAGGACATGGGACCCGAGGAATCGCAGGACATGGACGTTTACCTGCGCACCGCAACCAGCGTCGACAAGGACGGCTGGGCGCAGTTCGGTTATGTCAAGATGCCCGAATACCGCTGGGGAATATTTTTGAACCCGTCCAAAGAGGACCGAAAAATCCATTTCGGCGACCATAAGGGTGAAGACGCATGGCAAAGCGTGCCGGGCGAATACCGCGCCAATTTGCGCCGCATCATCGTCACCCAGGGCGACACCGAGCCAGCCTCGGTCGAACAGCAGCGCCACCTCGGGCTGACTGCGCCGAGCATGTACGATCTGCGCAACCTGTTCCAGGTCAACGTCGAAGAAGGCCGTCATCTGTGGGCCATGGTTTACCTGCTGCACAAGTATTTCGGCCGCGACGGCCGCGAGGAAGGAGAAGCCCTGCTCGAGCGCCGCAGCGGCGAGGAAGACAACCCGCGCATCCTGCAGGCCTTCAACGAAAAGACGCCCGACTGGCTGGCGTTTTACATGTTTACCTATTTCACCGACCGCGACGGCAAGTATCAGCTTCACGCCCTGTCCGAGTCGAGTTTCGACCCGCTGGCGCGCACCACGCGGTTCATGCTGACCGAGGAAGCGCACCACATGTTTGTCGGTGAGACCGGCGTGGCGCGCATCATCGAACGTACCTGCGATGTCATGAATGACCTGAAAAGCGACGATCCGGCCGCGTTGCGTGCCGCCGGCGTGATCGATTTACCGACCATCCAGCGCTATCTCAATTTCCACTTCAGCGTTACCGTCGACCTGTTTGGCGCCGACGAATCGAGTAATGCGGCGATATATTACTCGACCGGACTCAAGGGCCGCTTTGCGGAGGGCAAGCGCAAGGACGATCACCTGCTAAAAGATGATTTTTACCCGGTGCTCGAGGTACGCGATGGCAAGCTGGTGGAAAAACAGGTGCCGATGTTAAACGCGCTCAACGAAGTGCTGCGCGACGATTACATCCGTGAGGCCGCGTCGGGGGTCAAACGCTGGAATCGTGTCATCGAAAACGCCAGCCTGCCGTTTCAGCTCAAGGTGCCGCACAAGGCATTCCATCGTAAAATCGGCGCGCTCACGGGTACGTCGATCAGCCCCGATGGTCAGGTTCTGAGCCGGGATCAGTGGAATCAGCAGGCCGCGCAGTGGTTGCCGACCGACGAAGACCGCGCGTTTGTTGCCAGCTTGATGGGGCGCGTGGTCGAGCCGGGCAAATTTGCGCACTGGATTGCACCGCCGGCGCTTGGGATCAATAACCAGCCGGTCGATTTCGAATACGTGCGATTTAGTTGAGATCACTCTGGGTCGACAGCGTCACCGCATTCGATTTACTATCGACTTGCGAGTAGGAGACCCAACGATGAGCGAATCAAACCTGGAAATCAGCCAGCGCCGCAACGGCGTGGCGCAAATCACGATGGTGCGCGTGGACGTATTCAACGCTTTCGATGAGGCCATGATCGCCGAAATCGATACGGCCTTCGAGCAGCTCGGTGCCGACGCAAAGGTGCGCGTTATAGTGCTCGCGGGCGAGGGCAAACATTTCAGTGCCGGCGCCGATCTCACGTGGATGAAACGCGCCAGCGAGGCCACGGTCGAATGGAACCTCGAGGATGCCCGCCGACTCGCGGCAATGCTCGACCGCATCGACCGCTGCCCCAAGCCTACCATTGCCCGGGTACAGGGAGCCGCGCTTGGCGGCGGTGTAGGTCTGGTCTGCTCCTGCGATATCGCGATTGCCGCTGACAACGCGAGCTTTGCCGTCAGTGAAGCCAAGTTCGGTATCCTGCCGGCCACCATCGGCCCCTACTTGATCAACGCGGTCGGCAAGCGTCACGCACGCCGGCTGGCCCTGACCACAACCCGCATCCGTGCCGCTGAAGCATTGACACTGGGTTTGGTGCACCAGGTCACGTCGCCGGATGAGCTCGATGTGGCAATCGATGCAATCCTCGATGAATTACTGGCTGGGGGACCCAATGCGCATCGCGAAATCAAGGACTACTTCGCCGGGCTCGAAGTCGGTCCGATTACCGACGAGGTTCGCGAACACAGCGCGCAAACCATCAGCCGTGTTCGCGGCAGCGACGAGGCACGCGAGGGTTTTGCCGCTTTCTTCGACAAACGCCCGGCCGACTGGATTCCCAAATGACACAACGCAAGGACCTGGACCCGGTGCTCGTCGTCGGTGCCGGCATCATGGGTGTCGGCATCACCCAGGTCGCGGCGCAGGCCGGGCACAGGGTATTGTTATACGATCTGCAAGCGGGCACGGCTGCCGACGCGCGCGATCGCCTGAAAGCAACCTTCGACAAGCTGGTCGATAAAGGCAAGCTCGACAGCGCCGATGCCGCCCAGGCTCTCGAACGCATTATCCCGATCGACAATCTCGGCGACGCCGCCGACGCCAGGCTGGTGATCGAGGCGATCGCCGAGCAACTCGACGCCAAACACGAGTTGCTGCAGCAGTTGCAGGGTATCGTCAGCCAGGATTGTATTCTCGCGACGAATACGTCGTCACTGTCGGTCACCGCGATCGCCAACGGCCTGGACCATCCAGAGCGCTGCGTCGGCATGCATTTCTTCAACCCGGTGCCGCTGATGCGGCTGGTCGAAGTGGTCAGCGGTTTGCAAACCTCGTCGTCGACGGTGGACACGATCGCCGAACTGGCGGTTTCCTGGGGAAAGACCGCGGTGCACGCGAGTTCGACCCCGGGATTTATCGTCAACCGCATCGCGCGACCCTTCTATGCCGAAACCCTCGCACTGTTACAGCAACAGGTGGCGACGCCAGCCGAGCTGGATGCGTGCCTGCGCGGTGCGGGCTTTCGCATGGGGCCATGCGAACTCATGGACCTGATCGGTCACGACACTAATCTAGCGGTGACAAAATCGGTATACGAGGCCAATTATTACGATAAACGTTACGTCCCGTCGCTGCTGCAACAGAGCCTCGTCGACGGCGGCCTGCTCGGGCGCAAGACCGGGCTTGGTTTTTACGATCATAAGAGTGGCAAAAAAATAGAGTCACCGTCTTATGCTGCGCCGAGGCAACCGCCATCAAGTGAAAATCTCGCGGTGCGTGGCGACAACCCGATCGCCGAGCGCATTGCCGCCGCCCTGAAACAACACGGATGCCGCTTCGAGCGAAATACCGAGAGCAAGTGGACCGGCCTGCAGGTCGACGGCGCCCGGCTGCGCCTGACCGACGGCCGTGCTGCGGCCGAACTCGGTCGCGATGTCGCCGTGTTCGATTTTCCCCTGAGCGACGAAACCGGCGCCGTACTCGCCTGGAGTCATGCCGCGCGCTCATCCGACGAATGGCTGCAAGCAGTGCCCGACTGGCTCGCGATATGCGGCTTCACGCCGCTGAAAATTGCCGATGCACCGGGCCTGGTGGTCGCACGCACGATCGCGATGCTGATCAACGAAGCCGCCGATGCCGTGCATCAGGGCGTATGCAGCGAGGCCGACGCCGACACGGCAATGCAACTCGGGGTCAATTACCCGGCGGGCCCATTCGCCTGGTTGGCCGCCTGGAATGTTCACGCAGTGGTATGTCTGCTCGATGCTCTGGACGACTTTTATCGCGGCGAACGTTACCGCGTAAGCCCGTGGCTGCGCCAACTCGCGTGGCAAACCCCGAAAAGATGATCGCCGCCCTGCGCTCGTGAAATTTGCTGATTTCCATCCGGGGCAAAGACTCGAGGCCGGTCCTTACGAGATCAACGAGGCCGAAATTATCGAATTCGCCAGGGCTTACGATCCGCAATGGTTTCATACCGATACGCAAGCTTCGGCCACGGGCCGTTTCAGTGGCCTGATCGCGAGCGGCTGGCACACCTGTGCCATCGCGATGCGGCTAGTCGTCGACACCGCGCTGAAAGGCTCGGAGTCTTTCGCCTCTCCCGGCCTCGAATACGTCAAGTGGCCGGCGCCGGTGCGCCCGGGCGATTCATTGTCGCTACGGGTCCAGGTGCTTGACGTGCGCCGGTCGTCGAAGTCCCCGAAACTTGGTATTCTGCACTGGCGCTGGCACCTGGTTAACCAGCAACAGATCGAGGTACTCGAACTCGAGGCCACCAGCTTTTTCGATTTAACCGACGAGGACAAGGCATGAACGATGCGTTTATCTGCGATGCGATCCGCACCCCGTTCGGCCGTTACGGCGGGGCCCTGGCATCGGTGCGCACCGACGATCTCGCTGCCGTACCGCTGCAGGCGCTGATGGCGCGTAATCCTGGCCTCGACTGGGCCGCGGTCGACGACGTTATACTGGGCTGCGCCAACCAGGCCGGCGAGGATAATCGCAACGTTGCGCGCATGGCGCTGTTGCTGGCCGGGTTGCCCGAAAGCGTGCCTGGATCGACAATTAACCGCCTCTGCGGCTCGGGTATGGACGCGCTCGGCAGTGCCGCACGCGCGATCAAGTGCGGCGAGGCGCGATTAATGATTGCCGGCGGCGTCGAAAGCATGAGCCGCGCACCGTTTGTCATGCCCAAGGCCGAGAGCGCATTCAGCCGCGGCAACGAAATTTATGACACGACGTTGGGCTGGCGTTTCGTCAATCCACTGATGACGGAACGTTTTGGTATCGACTCGATGCCAGAGACCGCGGAGAACGTGGCCCGCGAATTTAAAATCGAGCGTGAGGCGCAAGATGAAATGGCCTTGCGTTCGCAGCAAAACGCCGCCCGCGCAATCGACGACGGATTCTTCGACGCCGAGATTACGCCGGTCAGCGTACCGCAACGCCGAGGCGCTGCGGTCAGCGTCGACAGCGACGAACATCCCCGCGAAACCAACCTGGATAAACTCGCGGCGCTGAAACCGATCGTTAGCGTCGATGGTACCGTGACCGCCGGCAACGCGTCTGGCATCAACGATGGCGCCTGCGCACTGCTGCTCGCAGACGCGACCAGCGTCAAAAAATTCGACCTGATACCGAGGGCGCGCGTGCTCGGCATGGCCACCACGGGTCTGGCGCCGCGTATCATGGGTATGGGCCCTGCGCCGGCGACGCGCAGGGTGCTCGAACTGACCGGCCTGGAGCTGGGACAGCTAGACGTGATTGAACTCAACGAAGCCTTTGCCGCGCAGGGTCTCGCCGTGCTGCGCGATCTGGGGCTCGACGATGCCGATCCGCGGGTCAATCCCAACGGCGGTGCCATCGCCCTCGGTCATCCGCTCGGCGCCAGCGGCGCGCGCCTGGTTACCACCGCCGTCAACCAGTTACAGCGCAGCGGCGGGCGCTACGCGCTGTGCACCATGTGCGTCGGCGTGGGCCAGGGTATTGCAGTCATCGTCGAGCGGGTTTAATCCCGACCCGATGCAGCAAACGTCCTGGCTCAAGATCTGGGTTGCATTCCTGTTTTCAGCCTTCGGCGGCATATTTCCCGGTAACGCCTGATTTAAGGTGATTTTTATCAAGCTGGTATGGTGGTCATTGTGGTAAGTTTAAATTTCGAATCCTTTGTCAGGAGCAATTGATGCGCGCGATCTTGATTATCAAGCGGGAACATAACAACCTCGGCGCAGTGTTATATAGCCTCGAAAAACTGGTG includes these proteins:
- the boxB gene encoding benzoyl-CoA 2,3-epoxidase subunit BoxB translates to MSSIDYNEKIPNNVDLAGDRALKRALEQWQPNYLEWWQDMGPEESQDMDVYLRTATSVDKDGWAQFGYVKMPEYRWGIFLNPSKEDRKIHFGDHKGEDAWQSVPGEYRANLRRIIVTQGDTEPASVEQQRHLGLTAPSMYDLRNLFQVNVEEGRHLWAMVYLLHKYFGRDGREEGEALLERRSGEEDNPRILQAFNEKTPDWLAFYMFTYFTDRDGKYQLHALSESSFDPLARTTRFMLTEEAHHMFVGETGVARIIERTCDVMNDLKSDDPAALRAAGVIDLPTIQRYLNFHFSVTVDLFGADESSNAAIYYSTGLKGRFAEGKRKDDHLLKDDFYPVLEVRDGKLVEKQVPMLNALNEVLRDDYIREAASGVKRWNRVIENASLPFQLKVPHKAFHRKIGALTGTSISPDGQVLSRDQWNQQAAQWLPTDEDRAFVASLMGRVVEPGKFAHWIAPPALGINNQPVDFEYVRFS
- a CDS encoding enoyl-CoA hydratase-related protein, producing MSESNLEISQRRNGVAQITMVRVDVFNAFDEAMIAEIDTAFEQLGADAKVRVIVLAGEGKHFSAGADLTWMKRASEATVEWNLEDARRLAAMLDRIDRCPKPTIARVQGAALGGGVGLVCSCDIAIAADNASFAVSEAKFGILPATIGPYLINAVGKRHARRLALTTTRIRAAEALTLGLVHQVTSPDELDVAIDAILDELLAGGPNAHREIKDYFAGLEVGPITDEVREHSAQTISRVRGSDEAREGFAAFFDKRPADWIPK
- a CDS encoding 3-hydroxyacyl-CoA dehydrogenase; the protein is MTQRKDLDPVLVVGAGIMGVGITQVAAQAGHRVLLYDLQAGTAADARDRLKATFDKLVDKGKLDSADAAQALERIIPIDNLGDAADARLVIEAIAEQLDAKHELLQQLQGIVSQDCILATNTSSLSVTAIANGLDHPERCVGMHFFNPVPLMRLVEVVSGLQTSSSTVDTIAELAVSWGKTAVHASSTPGFIVNRIARPFYAETLALLQQQVATPAELDACLRGAGFRMGPCELMDLIGHDTNLAVTKSVYEANYYDKRYVPSLLQQSLVDGGLLGRKTGLGFYDHKSGKKIESPSYAAPRQPPSSENLAVRGDNPIAERIAAALKQHGCRFERNTESKWTGLQVDGARLRLTDGRAAAELGRDVAVFDFPLSDETGAVLAWSHAARSSDEWLQAVPDWLAICGFTPLKIADAPGLVVARTIAMLINEAADAVHQGVCSEADADTAMQLGVNYPAGPFAWLAAWNVHAVVCLLDALDDFYRGERYRVSPWLRQLAWQTPKR
- a CDS encoding MaoC family dehydratase, which translates into the protein MKFADFHPGQRLEAGPYEINEAEIIEFARAYDPQWFHTDTQASATGRFSGLIASGWHTCAIAMRLVVDTALKGSESFASPGLEYVKWPAPVRPGDSLSLRVQVLDVRRSSKSPKLGILHWRWHLVNQQQIEVLELEATSFFDLTDEDKA
- the pcaF gene encoding 3-oxoadipyl-CoA thiolase; the encoded protein is MNDAFICDAIRTPFGRYGGALASVRTDDLAAVPLQALMARNPGLDWAAVDDVILGCANQAGEDNRNVARMALLLAGLPESVPGSTINRLCGSGMDALGSAARAIKCGEARLMIAGGVESMSRAPFVMPKAESAFSRGNEIYDTTLGWRFVNPLMTERFGIDSMPETAENVAREFKIEREAQDEMALRSQQNAARAIDDGFFDAEITPVSVPQRRGAAVSVDSDEHPRETNLDKLAALKPIVSVDGTVTAGNASGINDGACALLLADATSVKKFDLIPRARVLGMATTGLAPRIMGMGPAPATRRVLELTGLELGQLDVIELNEAFAAQGLAVLRDLGLDDADPRVNPNGGAIALGHPLGASGARLVTTAVNQLQRSGGRYALCTMCVGVGQGIAVIVERV